TTTTTTGAAAGAGGATGTGATCTTTTGTGCATTCTTATTAATATTCATATCACaaatttatagtataatttaattgtttGATAGTGAGTTCGTATTGTTTGTATTTTAaagtatttttgtttttaattgtgATACTACACGAAATTAACTAACACTATTGtgttgattaattttttaatttgttctcaaattatatagtagtaataaataatagtagtatccAGATTGAGAAGGCTAATCCTAATAAAACATTCTATATAGGAGTACATTTTTTGATGACTCAATATGTAATAGTCGTAGGAAATAGACTGAATTTATGTGATACCAAAttcggccttaatccgcaagcCCGGTCGAGTAAGGTTAGTCGGATTCGGTACACCTGTGgttaaaccaaaaaaaatagttttccTAAAAAACATTAAAGCAGTATGAACATAAATAATAATGAATCtgtgattatttttaaataaaagaaaaaaatcgtTTAGAAGTAGtattaacaaaagaaaaagaaaactcaTTTATGAATATGCCCAAATCCCCACTATCTCATTTAAGCCCTAATCTCAAGTACAGAATGAAGGCCGAATCGAATCTCAAAAGTTAAAACACCGACGCATCTTCTTCCCAAACTTCTCTTCCGTAAAATTCTCAGCTCCCTTTATGTTCCAAATTTCCTATCGAGATCTTATCTGCTTCTCTTCCCCTTCTTCACCAAAttgagtagtatttttttttctcttctttatttCTCTAATTTTTAGTTTCACTGTCTTCTCTGCTTCTCTTCTCTTCCTTGGAGAAGGCTATCGTGGGTAAAGACGGAACCAGAAATTCAAAATAGCCGGTgctgaaattaaaataataaatagtaatttacatatttaattttatatataaagttTTTGCGTAACATCATATGATAacaaaaattcaataaatttccattctcaaattcatataaataatagaacaaatagcaaaaaaaaaagtcacaaaagtttggtcaaatttatAGCTATCTAATTCCAAGATAAAGAAAGCAAATTCTATTTCATAGTAAATCACTAATGAAATTCTTAATATGCAATTCTAAATCGCACAGATAAAATCAAGTCTTAATTAGGCTGTACCTAAATAATTCGTAatgtaataattgaaaaattaacacatatatttaactgaaaattggaaattggaaattatatttaaatttaatttggatggtacacaaaaataaatttttagaatgcattttttagcattattacttttatttatctactaaaattatgttaaatcgccaataaaattttatactaataaattataaattataatcatgatactataataaatatttgtatatttgttGTTAGTTGAATTTTTGAAGTAAACAATAAGCAGCAATGTAATAGTACTCCTACTCTAGTTagaaaaaattgtttgactccTAGTTATAGGATGGAGTAGCCTATAGATCTCCTTTGCCAAGTAGTTTAACTTTTGCAAGTTCTACACGTTTCCATTCTCCTctcctcttttctttttcttcttcctcgTCCATATACACAGTCACATACAGTGAGACACAGACACACACTAATATTTCTGGGGCAGCGATGACTGGGTACTGGTCCAGCGCCGGCCAAGCCCCGCTGGAGCGGCGGCTTGGCCTGCGCTAGGTCCGTCCCTGGTCGTGGGGTCGGAGGCTGGGCTTTTGAGGATCGGCGGCCGAGTAGTGGTATTTTCCGGCAGCAATCACGGACCAACGGTGGGGTCGGCCCACCCCACTCGACCCCACCTGGGTCCGCCGCTGCTCTAAGACCCTAAATATGGTATATTAGATAGAGTAATGCATCATTTAAAGTGAGGCCAAATTGCCAaagtagtattttaaatttttgagtAATTGCAAAACAAGTATCGTACTAGTAGTAAGAATTTTGTAAATATCGATATTCAAGATgtaatactcctttcgtccaTTAAAAATAGGgcatttttattttctacactcgttttgaaaaaatgataataaatagttaaaaggaagagaaagtaaagtacgggagagaataatgtagagaagtcttgtctatattattctctctcgtactttactttctctccacttaaactatttattatcatttttttaaaacgagtgcagaaaaaaaagtaccctatttttcgtggacggagagagtattaaccAACGCCATatctgaaacaaaagaaaaacgcAATATTGTTATTTTCAAATTTGCAACGATCAAATGTCTCTAGAAATGGCAATTTTCCTCGTCTGCAAATCTCGTCTTGGATTACAGCAATGCCTATTTCGTCATGGATATTCATAACTATGTCACCTTCTACCTCACTGACCTCCTCTTCATCGCCCATCATTTGGCTGGCGCGATGAGCTCGGATGTGGACATTGCGGCTAAGGCGTTTGATCTTATATCTCCTCCATTTTATGCGCTCTATTCTCTTGTAAATCATATAGGATGTCCACATTCTATGTCACTCGGGCTGTGGATTGTGAATCTTTCTTACATTATGTGTTCTGTGTGTATTGAGCTTGGATGTGGAAATGCAATACAGTGCTATTCTGTTCTTGCAATCGCAATGTGATGAGTTACATTATGATTTATGTTAACTTTTGGCGACTAATCTTTTCGCTTATGATGTATTTCTTTCCagtttttaatgtattttgatGTTTCTTGTTGGTGACAATAAGAAATAGATGTATAGGGGTTGTGAATGAATGAGTAACcaaacttatactccctccgtcccctaataggagtcgttgtttgaccgggcacgagttttaagaaatgtaaagaaaagttggttgaaaaagttagtggaatgtgggacccactttttttatattggttttataataaaatgtgagaggagtgagttagtggaatgtgggacctactaccatttatggtaaaaataaagagtgactcttaatgggggacggcccaaaaaggaaattagcgactcttattcggggacggagggagtattattcttGGTGAAGAGTAGATTTACCTTTACTCTTTTGATTGAcctttttaatatatatatatatatatatatatgctcttCTGTCtcacaataaaagtcacattttactatttcagtccgtcccccaataagagtcacattccttttttaccataaatgataagtagatcATTTTTTACCTActttaaaatcaatataaaaccAATAAGAGTAACTCATTTCACtaacattctattataaaatcaatataaaaaatggacCATACAGtaattccactaacttttccaacccactGTTTTGTATACTCCCCTCATCCAccaaaaatagagcacatttgtcatttttgattgtccacgaaaaatagagcgcatattaaaaatgaaagttttcaataacttttctcttacttttaccCTTTTCTCTTATCAATAATATGAACCTCATAtaatcacattccactaacactacttctctcttacttttttcccttatctcttactaataatatggaccacACATTCCACAAACACTATTTTTCTCTtactacttttttcccttctctcttactttatcaattccacattaaaatccgtgtcattcacaatgtgtcctatttttcgtggacggagagtgtattttttaaaatccatactcattatgggacggagggagtatataagtaTGTTGTTGTTCTTTCCTATTGAGGTCAATTAGTTCTACAACCAACACGTCATTGCAAAATTTTGTCTAGTAGAATACATatcaatttatgtatttatgcatgTGTTTGtcagggagatgatcaaaacaaGTATGTATTTAAATTCATAAATGCAGCTTAAATCTTAATCCTATGATTaaatgatctaatggtcaataattaactaaaaacaTGGAGGGACATTattaagcagttttaggtcatattataaaatttaggtTTGATGtcattttaggtcatacttTATTAGAATTACCTAAAAATAAGCTAATAATGACCTAAAATGCTTTATGTATGACCTTGTGCTgcatttctgtatttaaatttagttttgcATAGAACAAAACCCGTGTTTGTCATGTTTTACATTATGTACAATATACACTCTAagcattaattaaataattcattccCTTTGCATATCCTACGAGCTAGGGGATATTTGACCTACTTAATACCCTAGGTGCAGGGTTAGTAAAGTTTGATTGTTTCTAATTTTGAGGAACAACATAGTAGTGTTTAGTTTCTCTGTGGCTAATTTATCAATTATAGAGAAAAAACACAACtgtgaaatattataaaaatattgcaATTCCACTAAATGTTCGATGGTTTCAAATGTCCACGATAAAATTATTCCCctgtgtatttatttattttgttggtTGCTATATCCCTCTTGAAAATTCATATTTATTCACATGCAgtgcataaataaaaaaaatataagtatgGACAAAAGTTACATGCTTCTGTGCCTGAACTTTGCACCACTATTCTTATTTCAGTTGAGCAGTCAGTTGCTACTACATTCTTCCCTTAGCCTTCTAAAGAATGGGGTGAAAGGGCTTAAGAGTAAAATTTGTAGTCCTTAGCCTTCAGGATTATAtttcttaagcttccaatggGTGAGAGTATCATCAGGATAAAAGTCCAAGAATAATGCATATCTGAAAATAAAGCAGAATGTGCTTGCTTTACTTACCCAATTGGTGAACCAAGATAAGCTGAATCTTTTTGGTTTATACCCACATGACACAGGGCAACTGAAATAGAGAGATAATACAAGACTCAGCCAATTATGTCCATGCTATTGTAGAGTTACTGTTTATTTGGAAaagaaagtgaatataatgATAGGTTTCTTAACTtcctagtttttttttataatgggATGCTAAAGCTTTCATTGgtttagttggatccttttgtAGTGATCCAATTTAACCAAATGAAAGCTTGAGACTAAATATAGCATAACACAAAGCTTAAGCTTTACCGAAACAAACAAAGTTGTCCTCAAGTTGAAGGCATTTTTACCATCCCAGAGCTGCCATGGCATAAGGAAGACTTAGGACACCTGCTCCAACCATGGCCGTAACATTGTGGAAAGCTGCGATATGAAGCATTCAGACTATGTAATGGAAATGGAAGTATGGAAATAATGAAATGGTTGGTGTTAGAACTTTCTCCACGCAGTTCTTGACAAATgatattactttattttattctctttgtaTGTGTAATGTATTCTGAAGAGTCTTCTTCTAGGGTATCAAAGGACATGTTTCATTTAGACTATCTATCTAATGGTCTAAATGTAGTCAACGTCTTGCATTGCATTGCATTTCCGCTGCGTGTTATGTGTTGATTAAAAGCAAACTGGAACATGATAATCAAAATAGTCACATTGTTTTTCCATTAACAAAAGCACTATAAACAGGTTTGGTTTATACACACAATAAATTCAAAGATAAATTTGTAAGCGTTGAATTGTTGGAGGAGGCGATGAGCCTTCCAACAAACAACACATCCATCTTGGCTTAAAATTCATCCAAATTTCTTCACTGATCGAATCGACCCTTCTTAACCAACAACACACATCAATCTGTAGATGCTTAGGAGTAGAAATCGTAGGTCTTTGCTTGTAATATTATTGACCTTAGCGCTCCTATTGGTGCTATAACCATCAAAAGGACTCCGAGAATGATGCAAATCTGCGTTCCGAAATCCCCAAAACCATCAGCTAGTGATAAGACAAAATGATATTATGCATACAAACACTCACCCAGTTAGTGATCCAAGATAGGCTGAACCTCTTTGGTTTATAGATAGCAAGCCACATGATACAAGGCAGCTGTAGGAAAGTTTTGATCATTTTAGTTATTATGCTAACAAAAGACATTCAATCTATAAAATGCACAAATAGTAGAAGCAGTTCAATTATACTCACAAAGTATGTGGTTGGTGCGAAAGCAAATCCCCCAAAGAATCCGAGGAGTCCGCCAAAGAAAGGGAATGAAATGGCAACAAACATTGTGAATGCTGAAACATTGATATAAACATTCTTTTTAGgtaacataacataacataatATAACAATCATCTTATGGAATGGAGTTTGAACGTACCGACATAGATGTTTCTGGTGATGAAGCGCAGGTAGCAGGTTGGCTTGAATCGTAGTTTCTTGACTAGGAGAGTCTCTATCATGTCAAAAACTGGCATCGCATATATCTGCATCCACACACAGCATGTGATTCTATGACTTTCGTTGATATATGTATGTCGAATTACTGAATTACACACACTACTATAATGATAAAATTCACCTGATAGCTTCCAATAACATGTATCACAACGAACATGTTAGCCATGGCGATGAGCCAAGTTGGTTTGTTTAATGATATCAAAATGTTGTCTGATACTTCATTGCCATACATCCAGTATCCAATGAATGCGACAGGGAAGTAGCACAGGGCGACAACAATGTAAGCAACAATGACTCCCTTCCACATGGGCCCCTTGGAAGGCTTCTCCGGTGTCGAAGGGATGGTGGCTTGAATCTCCAGGACCACATTGTGCCCAGCATAGGCGAAAGCCACATCTCCCAGAGCACTGAAGAAGTTGAAAACAGTACCGGCTGTGCTTTTCGCTCTGTAACCATATTGCACGTCTGGTTGAACGCCCTTTTTCAGCGCAGCGCCCCATGCAATCGTAGAATAGCTTCCCACACAAGACAAAATCAGCATGTCAGATCATAGACAAGTCCTACAAAGTTTCATAGTATAATCAGATATTAATTTAATACCTCAATGACATGATTGCTGCAGCTAAAGATACACCGGAAATGGCATTGAAGTTGGGGAGATGTGACAGGACAAAGTGGGCAGAGGCGAAGATCATTATGAAATAGGTAAGCTTGATGTCTTTGCAGTCATCACAGACCAAGTCATGGAATTTCTTGAGTGATTTCCCTCCTGTCACCATGTACACGATGTCCACTCCAACTTCAACAACTAGCTGCTGAGGCACGACGATGTACAGCCCGAGCTTCTCTCCAAAAGCATGCTGTCCGAGCTCGTGATATCGGTCAAACCTCTTGCCAGGTACCATTTCATGCATCTCAACCATCTGCCACAATGTGTAGAGGGTGACAATCCAAGATATGATCATCACTGCTACTCCGGGGCCCCTGAAAATAATAAGCCAGAAATTGTTCAATTTCAAGTCATATTTTCTGCAGAAGATTCAATACTTACCATCCTAGCTCAGACATGGCAAAAGGGAGACTCAGAACTCCAGCTCCCACCATGGCTGTGACATTGTGAAAAGCCGAGTACCACCATTTCGCATTTCGTGAAGAAGTGATAGGCAACCAATAATCGATTGCCTTTTCTTCTGCAGTCCTTGTATCGACCTGCacctttatttttcatttaccgCTCTCTTTGGAGTTGCTCTAATATActagaacaatataaattgacaTGCCAATATAGTAGGAACTCACATTTTTCTTGTAATCGCTTTCAGTTGAATTATCAGCTGCCATGGCCATTACATTCAATGTGTATCAACTCTGGAAATACAAACTCCTCACCCtcttaatatataaatatgcagTTGGACTTGGAGGTTACCAGAGATAGAGACGTTTTGTTTGACTTAGAGTGAAGAAGGTGACATAAATTCTTGTTTATAAAATTGATAGCAAATACATTTGAGTTTATAAGCCTGCACTTTTGTCCTTACATATATAACAAATAGATAaaattaaacaagtcaagaatgAATATTCGATCGGCTGAATTGTGATCAACAATCCAGCCCATTCAATTCATCGAaagtaaataataattaattaaattaaactgaTCCATAAAATAGTGATCCAGCTATAATCAAACATCGATCGACGTGAAGTTCTTGTGTAGTTTAATTCGATACGATATATAGACTAAGACAATCCTAATTAAAAAATAAGGTTGTCTACAAAATGTTATTCAAAGctatcttatatatatatatactccgtCTATTTTGGAACAACATGAAAATTAATGCATAAGAGCATTAACAATGGGGCGCCCTTAGGTGCGCCCTATGCACaaccacgtcatcatttttatcctcctaccctcccacttgcaatggggcgccctaaggcgcgccctatgcatttttttttatttgaatatttaaataactacaaaaattgggaaaaaacttcatttcatttataaaaattaatacattacaatgcgaattaaaaaaatacgcaaactcagcgacggcggttacgggcccacacttcttcaatcatgtcgttcatgagctgagcatggtcttgttggttgcgcattgaggcctgtctagatagaacctcattgaagcccgtcggtaatcctctagcggTGGGCGCGGTCGTCGTgccggacgagctagatgcagtGGCGGAGGGAGTAGGGACAAAGGGCGTACGAGTGTACCcccaaaattttttttagtagtattatatatttaaatactaATTCTgagtttatattaataatatatgtataatgtcCCCCTATTTGGCTAGTCCAAAAACTACGCGGCCAAAAACTAATGTCCCCCTAATCTATATTAGGCTATTCctccaataaataatggaaaagaaataaaaatacatttaataaatcaAAAGGTGGTAAAACTCAATTTTAATTCAAAGCATTTTTTACAtaacacaataaaaataacaaacctAATGCCATCCCCAATTGAAAACCGCCGACTGCTTCTGCTTCTTGCCTTCTTCCGCCGCCGACTACCGCTCTCCAACTCCGGTTTCTTGCCTTCTTCCGTGACTTGCCGCCTCAATTTTCATCATACACTTTGTTCTTTGTTGAAAAGGTGAGTGATTAGGAATTTAGGTGTAAAAGTTTAGTTCATTAAATAATTTAGGGATTTTGGTAGCTTGTGCAAAATATAATAATGTTTTACACTTTATGACTCTCTCTTATTGTCTTGGAATTGGGGTGAATTGAAAACAGTCGTGCTTCCAATTATTTGTGGATGAGAAATTctcaattatttattattttagggattatatagtattaaatgcacaagtatttaattttaaatagcttaattgttgttttggattctaaattattgtgtttcaattttaaaaatttgatcttCTGACTTCTATGATCAGTTGTTTTTTATGTCTAGTTATAATTGTTGTGAATGCACAACATTAGAATTGAATGGTCACTTTAACCAAAGATCAACTACAGAAAATGAGGGAGGATGGATGGGAGATTCACTTGAACAAGGTAATCTCAATTTGCAATAAACATGGCATTGTTGTTCATGATATGAAAGCTCACTATAGCCCTCATGGAAGATCAAAACGTTTTGTTCAACAAGTTTCATATCTTCATCATTTTCGTGTTGATGTGTTTATAAAAGTGATTGACTTATTACTTCAAGAATTTGATAATCGATTCGATGAAGTTAATATGGagttgctcagatgtatggctTGCTTCAATCCTAAAGATGGCTTCTCTTCTTTTGACAAGGAAAAGGTACTCAAACTTGCCACTTTTTATCCTTCCGATTTTTCAAACATTGATTTAATGGACCTTGAGTGCCAACTTGATATATTCATTGGAGATATGAGAAGTGATGAAGACTTTCAGAATTTGTGAGATATTAGTTCTCTTTTGGTGAAGCTTGTTGAAACAAAAAGAGAGGTGGTTTATTCGCGTGTGGTTTTGCATatcaagttgattttgattcttcCGGTTGCCACTGCAAGTGTAGAGAGAGTGTTTTCTGGAATGACGTTTGTGAAGAATAAGTTGAGAAATAGAATGAGTGATCAACCTTTGAACGATTGTTTGGTCACTTTCATTGAGAAAGATGTGTTTCTACAAGTATCCAATGATGATATAGTGAATCGTTTTGAAGAAATGAAGACTCgtcgaaaaataaattagatataatgtagtttatttttgtattttgaaatGTAAGAAtctaaaatttgtatatttcaaaatatattgcttttagtattagtttttatttttggtatgttaTATAATGATTTATCATATGACTCGCACTCCCGAATAtaaattcctggatccgccagtggctagatgcaccttcatcatcgttccagtcggtgatgctcccaccttcatgctcgactatcatgttgtgcatgattatgcacgcatacatgacatcggcgatgacttccttgaaccagagacgagccggtcc
This DNA window, taken from Salvia splendens isolate huo1 chromosome 18, SspV2, whole genome shotgun sequence, encodes the following:
- the LOC121776333 gene encoding lysine histidine transporter 1-like, with translation MAMAADNSTESDYKKNVQVDTRTAEEKAIDYWLPITSSRNAKWWYSAFHNVTAMVGAGVLSLPFAMSELGWGPGVAVMIISWIVTLYTLWQMVEMHEMVPGKRFDRYHELGQHAFGEKLGLYIVVPQQLVVEVGVDIVYMVTGGKSLKKFHDLVCDDCKDIKLTYFIMIFASAHFVLSHLPNFNAISGVSLAAAIMSLSYSTIAWGAALKKGVQPDVQYGYRAKSTAGTVFNFFSALGDVAFAYAGHNVVLEIQATIPSTPEKPSKGPMWKGVIVAYIVVALCYFPVAFIGYWMYGNEVSDNILISLNKPTWLIAMANMFVVIHVIGSYQIYAMPVFDMIETLLVKKLRFKPTCYLRFITRNIYVAFTMFVAISFPFFGGLLGFFGGFAFAPTTYFLPCIMWLAIYKPKRFSLSWITNWICIILGVLLMVIAPIGALRSIILQAKTYDFYS